The Camelus dromedarius isolate mCamDro1 chromosome 25, mCamDro1.pat, whole genome shotgun sequence genome has a segment encoding these proteins:
- the ITFG2 gene encoding KICSTOR complex protein ITFG2 isoform X1, with product MVKSLQTLLRAWPPRGGTRAPELGCFPAAHSAHQHQKLNELVVGDTSGKLSVYKSDDSRPWLTCSCQGMLTCVGVGDVCNKGKNLVVAVSAEGWFHLCDLTPAKALGASGHHETLVGEEPRPVFKQHIPANTKVMLISDIDGDGRCELVVGYTDRVVRAFRWEDLGDSTEHLTGQLVSLKKWMLEGQVDSLSVTPGPLGAPELMVSQPGCAYAILLCTWNRDAGPAPTSEGLAEGTRETPAPRDVVLHQTSGRTHNKNVSTHLIGNIRRGGGHSPESGASGLFALCTLDGTLKLMEEADRLLWSVQVDHQLFALEKLDVTGNGHEEVVACAWDGQTYIIDHNRTVVRFQVDENIRAFCAGLYACKEGRNSPCLVYVTFNQKIYVYWEVQLERMESTNLLKLLEAQPDFRGLLRDLGVGPDDLPAARALLHQTLYHPDRPLQCVPTGLQDPT from the exons ATGGTGAAGAGTCTCCAGACCCTCCTGAGAGCTTGGCCACCGCGTGGGGGCACCAGAGCCCCAGAGCTTGGATGCTTCCCCGCTGCTCACTCAGCACACCAGCATCAAAAG TTAAATGAACTGGTGGTGGGAGACACCAGCGGAAAGCTGTCTGTGTATAAGAGTGATGACAGCCGGCCGTGGCTCACCTGTTCCTGCCAGGGAATG CTCACTTGTGTCGGTGTTGGAGATGTATGTAACAAAGGGAAG AACCTGGTGGTGGCCGTCAGTGCCGAGGGCTGGTTTCACTTGTGTGACCTAACACCTGCCAAGGCCCTGGGTGCTTCAGGGCACCACGAGACCCTCGTGGGGGAGGAGCCCCGCCCCGTCTTCAAGCAgcacatccctgccaacaccaAGGTCATGCTGATCAGCGACATCG ACGGCGATGGCCGCTGCGAGCTGGTGGTGGGTTACACAGACCGCGTGGTGAGGGCTTTCCGCTGGGAAGACCTGGGTGACAGCACTGAGCATCTGACCGGGCAGCTGGTGTCACTCAAGAAATGGATGCTGGAGGGTCAG GTGGACAGTCTCTCAGTGACTCCAGGGCCCCTGGGCGCTCCCGAACTGATGGTGTCTCAGCCAGGCTGTGCTTATGCAATTCTGCTGTGCACCTGGAACAGGGATGCTGGGCCTGCCCCCACCTCCGAGGGGCTGGCGGAGGGCACTCG gGAGACCCCAGCTCCCCGAGACGTGGTACTGCACCAGACATCCGGCCGCACCCACAACAAGAATGTCTCCACTCACCTCATTGGCAACATCAGGCGAGGCGGAG gCCACAGCCCTGAGAGCGGTGCCTCTGGCCTCTTTGCCCTCTGCACCCTGGACG GGACGCTGAAGCTCATGGAGGAAGCAGACAGACTGCTGTGGTCGGTGCAGGTGGACCACCAGCTTTTTGCCCTCGAGAAACTGGACGTCACG GGCAATGGGCACGAGGAGGTGGTTGCCTGTGCCTGGGACGGACAGACGTACATCATCGATCACAACCGCACCGTCGTCCGCTTCCAAGTGGATGAGAACATCCGCGCCTTCTGTGCAG GCCTGTACGCCTGCAAGGAGGGCCGCAACAGCCCCTGCCTGGTGTACGTCACCTTCAACCAGAAGATCTACGTGTACTGGGAGGTGCAGCTTGAGCGGATGGAGTCTACCAACCTGCTGAAGCTGCTGGAGGCCCAGCCGGACTTCCGGGGCCTGCTGCGGGATCTGGGCGTAG GTCCTGACGACCTCCCGGCCGCCCGTGCCCTACTGCACCAAACCCTCTACCACCCGGACCGGCCACTGCAGTGTGTTCCCACAGGCCTCCAGGATCCCACCTAG
- the ITFG2 gene encoding KICSTOR complex protein ITFG2 isoform X2: MRSVSYVQRVALEFSGSLFPHAICLGDVDNDTLNELVVGDTSGKLSVYKSDDSRPWLTCSCQGMLTCVGVGDVCNKGKNLVVAVSAEGWFHLCDLTPAKALGASGHHETLVGEEPRPVFKQHIPANTKVMLISDIDGDGRCELVVGYTDRVVRAFRWEDLGDSTEHLTGQLVSLKKWMLEGQVDSLSVTPGPLGAPELMVSQPGCAYAILLCTWNRDAGPAPTSEGLAEGTRETPAPRDVVLHQTSGRTHNKNVSTHLIGNIRRGGGHSPESGASGLFALCTLDGTLKLMEEADRLLWSVQVDHQLFALEKLDVTGNGHEEVVACAWDGQTYIIDHNRTVVRFQVDENIRAFCAGLYACKEGRNSPCLVYVTFNQKIYVYWEVQLERMESTNLLKLLEAQPDFRGLLRDLGVGPDDLPAARALLHQTLYHPDRPLQCVPTGLQDPT; the protein is encoded by the exons ATGAGGTCTGTTAGCTACGTGCAGCGCGTGGCCCTGGAGTTCAGCGGGAGCCTCTTCCCGCACGCCATCTGCCTCGGAGACGTCGATAACGACACG TTAAATGAACTGGTGGTGGGAGACACCAGCGGAAAGCTGTCTGTGTATAAGAGTGATGACAGCCGGCCGTGGCTCACCTGTTCCTGCCAGGGAATG CTCACTTGTGTCGGTGTTGGAGATGTATGTAACAAAGGGAAG AACCTGGTGGTGGCCGTCAGTGCCGAGGGCTGGTTTCACTTGTGTGACCTAACACCTGCCAAGGCCCTGGGTGCTTCAGGGCACCACGAGACCCTCGTGGGGGAGGAGCCCCGCCCCGTCTTCAAGCAgcacatccctgccaacaccaAGGTCATGCTGATCAGCGACATCG ACGGCGATGGCCGCTGCGAGCTGGTGGTGGGTTACACAGACCGCGTGGTGAGGGCTTTCCGCTGGGAAGACCTGGGTGACAGCACTGAGCATCTGACCGGGCAGCTGGTGTCACTCAAGAAATGGATGCTGGAGGGTCAG GTGGACAGTCTCTCAGTGACTCCAGGGCCCCTGGGCGCTCCCGAACTGATGGTGTCTCAGCCAGGCTGTGCTTATGCAATTCTGCTGTGCACCTGGAACAGGGATGCTGGGCCTGCCCCCACCTCCGAGGGGCTGGCGGAGGGCACTCG gGAGACCCCAGCTCCCCGAGACGTGGTACTGCACCAGACATCCGGCCGCACCCACAACAAGAATGTCTCCACTCACCTCATTGGCAACATCAGGCGAGGCGGAG gCCACAGCCCTGAGAGCGGTGCCTCTGGCCTCTTTGCCCTCTGCACCCTGGACG GGACGCTGAAGCTCATGGAGGAAGCAGACAGACTGCTGTGGTCGGTGCAGGTGGACCACCAGCTTTTTGCCCTCGAGAAACTGGACGTCACG GGCAATGGGCACGAGGAGGTGGTTGCCTGTGCCTGGGACGGACAGACGTACATCATCGATCACAACCGCACCGTCGTCCGCTTCCAAGTGGATGAGAACATCCGCGCCTTCTGTGCAG GCCTGTACGCCTGCAAGGAGGGCCGCAACAGCCCCTGCCTGGTGTACGTCACCTTCAACCAGAAGATCTACGTGTACTGGGAGGTGCAGCTTGAGCGGATGGAGTCTACCAACCTGCTGAAGCTGCTGGAGGCCCAGCCGGACTTCCGGGGCCTGCTGCGGGATCTGGGCGTAG GTCCTGACGACCTCCCGGCCGCCCGTGCCCTACTGCACCAAACCCTCTACCACCCGGACCGGCCACTGCAGTGTGTTCCCACAGGCCTCCAGGATCCCACCTAG